The following proteins are co-located in the Bernardetia sp. genome:
- a CDS encoding DUF305 domain-containing protein → MQNSNNKHYLKFFAMIATSMIAMFLLMYTHSYQVIDHFWFSETRFFMTLVMGGSMIIIMLLFMLNMYKNTKINVAIFSLGVLMIVGAIWLVRSQVTVTGTDYMEGMIPHHSIAVLTSKRSQIKDIRVRKLADEIVKAQRREIMEMEWLIQDIKKNGIVTTEAEKEKRPIPSFEGKLNEETREVTE, encoded by the coding sequence TACCTCAATGATTGCCATGTTTCTCTTGATGTACACCCATTCTTACCAAGTTATAGACCATTTTTGGTTTAGTGAAACTCGTTTTTTCATGACCTTAGTTATGGGTGGCTCTATGATTATTATTATGTTACTTTTTATGCTCAATATGTATAAAAACACAAAAATCAATGTAGCTATTTTTTCTTTAGGAGTACTGATGATAGTAGGAGCTATTTGGCTGGTAAGAAGCCAAGTAACAGTTACAGGCACAGACTACATGGAAGGAATGATTCCACATCACTCCATTGCTGTCCTAACAAGCAAGCGTTCACAAATAAAAGATATACGAGTACGCAAACTTGCTGACGAAATTGTCAAAGCACAACGAAGAGAAATCATGGAAATGGAATGGCTCATCCAAGACATCAAAAAAAATGGTATTGTAACCACAGAAGCAGAAAAAGAAAAACGACCTATTCCAAGTTTTGAAGGGAAGCTCAACGAAGAAACTAGAGAAGTAACAGAATAA